TCTACATGCAGTTTGATACAGGAGCAACAAATACAGTGTTGTATTATAAACCTATTCTGTCTATAAATGAAAAGTATGACAACCTCATAAAAATAGATACGATTGAAGGAAAGGTGAGAGCTATGGAAGCCTCAATAAAGGTGGGTACTGTTGATGTAAAGGCTACTTCCTTAGGTTTTGTTGGCATGAATAATAAAATTAATTGGACCGATAGTACTGCAGTTAACATCATAGGAACAGTAGGTAACGATTTTATAGAGAAAAATCCAATAATCCTGGATTTTAAAAATAATAAAATCACTCTTATAGATTCCTTAAAACAGAAAGCTGAAAGCGATAAAGACAACCTCCCTTTTACTTTTGATGGCCGAAAAATATTTCTGTCAGCAACTCTCAATAATGAACCTGCCAGTCTATGGTATGACTCTGGTTCAAGTATGTTTGAATTAATTGTTGAAGAAAGTACATTTTGGGATTTAGCATCTCCTGGAGCTAAGAAAGAATCATTTTTAACCTCATCATGGGGAAACAAAATTCCTACACACAGTATTCAAAGCAATGGAGAATTTCAGTTTGGCTCCGTCACCACACCCTTGAAAACAGTAACTTATATGGAATGGCCAAATAAACTGCAAGCATTCATTTTGAAAGCGGCGAATATTGGAGGCGATTTGGGAGGAATGACAGGCAACAAATTATTCTTAGGAAAAACCCTGATTCTGGATGCGCCAAACTTATGCTATACGGTAATAGAGTAGAAATTGGTTGTCTCACAAAATTAGTTCAAAAACATCATCATGAAAAGAATAAAACTTACTAAATACTTAAAGTACGTCCTGATAACCTGGATATCATTGACAATTATAATCTGTTTAGGAGGAATAATTAAATACAACGTGGACCTCAATAGGTATATCAAGCAGGATGAACCAAGCAAGAGGTCTAAAAAAAATAATGCTGTAACTAATGGAACAGAAGTATATGTGGTGGGTTCTATGCATTTTGAAACCAATAACTTTAAAAGAGATGATCTCTATACTTATATCAATAAAGTTTCTCCATCTGTTATTTTATATGAAAGTGACAAACAGATAGTAAACAGAATGGTAAATAGAACGGATTTCTGGAGGCAACTTACGGGTTCTTTTAACAAAAAGAATCCGGTAGAAAAATTTGTGGCGCTCAGGTATTTAAAAAATCATCCCGAATCCAAAGTTTTAGGCTATGAATGGGATGAAAGAGATCGATTTCACTTTAAACATAATTATCGAAAGAATATGGGTAAACTTATTGGAACAGCCATCAAACTACATAAGGAAAAGGCATTATCCAATGAAGATTCTGAAATCATGAATGAATTTTTTATGGTAAACAAAAAATACTTTAACCTCGGGAATTCTAAAACAGTATACGATTTTAATAATCCAATTGCTGATAGTATCATTAGAGTTAGACAAGAATATGCCTATGATAAAATTCCCAAAATTTTAAATACTAAAGAGCTATCAGATGAATTAAAAGAGTTTGTACCTGTTCATATGGACTATTGGGATACCAGAAATATGGCCATGGTGAATAATATTGTAAATCAAATAAAAAACAACCCCAATAAAAGAATTGTTGTATTAACAGGCTATTCACATCGATACTATTTATTTGATGAATTAAAAAAACTGGAAGAAGAATATGATTTTTCTATTAAACCGATATAATTCATGGCTACTTTCTCGATCCAATTGAAATGAATTCATACATTGAAACGCAAATAGAAACATGAACGTTTGCGTTTTGCTGTTTGCTACGCACCCGTTGAATAGAACAGCAACGCTGCGCAAACATCCACTCTCAACGGATCATCACCAAAACGTTGTAGTTTATAAATGAGGTAACATTTTTATTAGAGCATCGTCTTTACGCTAAAACATCTAATAAATGAACTTTAATTCAATCAAAATTTCGCTTGCAGTACTTTCTGCATTCTTCTTTCAACTTATTGCTACTGCACAAGTGGCAGACAAAATAGAGTTAACTGAAGACAATCAGCTTTTAGGTTTAGGAACGCAGTACATCTTAAAATCTGATATTTTACAAGAAGACCGTCCAATTATTATCTCCTTACCAAAAGGATACAAAGAGGGGGAAACAAATTACCCTGTTCTTTATCTTTTGGATGGATTGGGTAACATAAAACATCAAGTTGGTACAGTTGAACTTTTAACAGAATCAGGAATTATCCCCCCAATGATTATTGTGGCTATAGAAAGTTTAGACAGGGCAAGAGATTTAACGCCATCACATGCAGGCCAAGATGTTCATGGAGGAGCAGGTACAGATATACCTCAAAGTGGAGGCGCTCCTAGTTTTCTTCAGTTTTTAGAAAACGAGTTGATTCCATATGTAGAATCCAATTTTCGAACTCATCCCTATCGACTATTGGAAGGGCATTCTTTTGGTGGATTATTCTGTACATATGCATTGATGAACAAACCAGAATTGTTTAATGCATTCATCGTTCAGGCACCTGCTTTATGGTGGAATAAAGAAGAAATGACCGAGCAAGCTAAAGATTTTTTCAATTCTAATGATTCCCTGGATATTACCGTTTATTTTGGAGCTGGTGAAGCTGAAGGCTGGGGTATGCGGCAAGAATTAGCTCGTTATGTAGATGTTATTAAACAGAATCCCCCTAAAAAATTCCGTTGGAAACATGAAGAAACAACTAGCGGTGAAGAACATATGGATTCTCGTTTATTATTAAATTATTATGGTTTGAAATTTGTGTTTTCTGATTTAAAGGCTTCTGAGGATTTGAAAACAAATTATAGTGACGCATCTTTTTTGCAAGGTGAGCAGGAATTAAGAGATAAATATGGGCCAAATGCCAGAAGGCCGGCCAGTGATTATTTTAACATAATTTTGGAATTGCTACATAAAGAAAATAACCTGGGAGCAATAACAGTATATAAAAGAGCTGCAGAAGCATATCCAAAGTATATTATGTTTTTAAATAATTTAGCTGCCTTGTATGAGAAAACAAACCAATTGGATAAGGCTATTGAGACTTATAGGTCGGCAGTTACGGTTTCAAAAAAAATGAAGTTAGGATTCGAGGAAGGTTATCAAAAAGAAATTGAAAGATTGAAAAAAAGCTAACGACAACAATGTGTATAATGCTTACCTTGCACGATATGCACCATTCATACATCGTTAGGCAACATATAACAAATTTTGTCGTTTGAATCAAAATACTTACCTTTAACGTTAGTAACGCAAAAGATATGATTCAATCCTTTGGTTCAAAAGAAACCGAACAAATATGGAATGGAATGCGGGTAAAAAAAATTCCACTGGAAATTCAGTCAGTTGGTAGGAGGAAATTAAGAATGCTTCATAACTCACAAGATGTTAAGGACCTAAGAATTCCTCCTTCAAATAGACTCGAAAAATTGTCAGGAAATTTAAAAGATTTTTACAGTATACGAATTAATAAACAGTGGAGAATAATTTTTACTTGGGATAATGGCCATGCTAATGAAGTGAAAATAACTGATTATCATTAAATGAAAGAATTATGAAAAAATTATCAAATATACATCCAGGGGAAGTTTTATTACATGAGTTTCTTGAACCATTGGAAATATCGGCATATCGCCTTTCTAAAGATTTATTAATTCCACAGACTAGAATTTCTCAAATTATTAAGGGGAATAGACGAGTGACAGCAGATACGGCATTAAGATTGAGTAAGTATTTTGGGAATTCAGCTAAATTTTGGCTGGGAATACAAGATGACTATGACATAGAGGAAGAAAAGCATTCAAAAGAAGCTGAGCTCAATGAAATCAATCATTTTGAAAATAACAACGTTGCCTAACAACGTGTATAATTAATTGCCAGCCATTTGTAAATAGCCAAACCATCAGCCTCAATAAAAAACTCAAATGAGAAAATACATCTTACTCATCATAACTTTTGCATCATTCTTTTCTTCTTTTCAGGTAATTTCGGCACAAGCGAATGCAATTGAAACAGAAATTACTGATTCTTTATATTCAGAATTGCTTGAAGAAAACAGAGAGTTTTGGGTTAAATTCCCTGAAAATTATAACCCAGACAGCAGTACAAAATATCCTGTTGTTTATTTGTTAGATGGGTTTTCATTGAAAAATAGTTTGGAAGCCGTTTATGAAAATTATTGGGGGCATTATTTACCGCACATGATTATAGTTGGAATTTCTAATAGAACCAACAGGGTAAGAGATCTCACTACTTCACAGATCAAAATGAGGCGTGGGAGCGTTATGAATGAAAATACTGGCGGCGCTGAAAACTTTACGCAATTTATTGAAAAAGAACTTATTCCATACATTGACAAGAAGTACCCTACTACGCCTTATCGGACATTAATTGGTCATTCTTATGCAGGGCTGTTTACGATAAACATGCTGATCAATCATAAGCATGTTTTTGAAAATTATATTGCTATAGATCCAAGTATTGAATGGGATGATCAAAACTTTTTGAAGGAGGCTAAGCAAAAACTGACTTCAGAAAATTATAAAGGAAAATCGCTTTTTGTTTCTTTGGCTGCAGAACAGTTACATATGTGGAATGAAGATATAACCATAGATAATATTATGGACGACTCTTCAGAATTCACTTTGTTTGCGCGTTCAATCATTGACTTTTCAACTTTTGCTGAATCTGAAAAACAGAGTGGATTAAATTTCTATTGGAAGGTTTATAATGAAGATTTACATGGCACAGTTCCACTCCCATCAATGAGAGATGGACTGGTTTTTCTTTTTAAATGGTATCAGTTTAAATCTCCACAAAAATATAATAACCCTGAAACGACAGTTGAAGAATTGATGGAACTATTGGGAAAACAAGAAGAAATTTATTCAACACATTTTGGTTATCCCTTCCCTCCAATGATTGAGGAAATGTTAAGTGGATATGGTTATATGAATTTGGAGATGGGGCAACCTGAAAAGGCATTTATGTTTTTCAAAATGAATATTAACTATTATCCCAAAAGCGCAAGTGCCCAAAATTCAATGGCTGACTATTATGAGACTAAAAATGACCATGCCAGCGCTTTAAAATATGTAACCAAGGCGTTTGAACTAAGTGGAGAAAATAAATACAAAGACAGAATAAAAGAACTTGAAGGAAAGAATTGAGGTTAACCACGTTTATAAGTAATGCGGGTTTAAGTGTTAAAAAGAAAAATAAAATATAAACAAAGGTAAGTGCAAAACCTAAAGGTTCGTAATTAAAAATCAACGACTGCTCATAACCAACACATTCTAATTAATTAAACCAAAGAATCAATAGACTGCTGATTTGAATTTGTCTGATTACGTAAAAAGAAGAAATGGTGTGCCTTTAGGGGACAGCGATTCGCTACGTAATATGTTGAGCCGTTCCTTGGGAGCAGGAAAGT
This DNA window, taken from Lutimonas zeaxanthinifaciens, encodes the following:
- a CDS encoding alpha/beta hydrolase-fold protein, producing the protein MNFNSIKISLAVLSAFFFQLIATAQVADKIELTEDNQLLGLGTQYILKSDILQEDRPIIISLPKGYKEGETNYPVLYLLDGLGNIKHQVGTVELLTESGIIPPMIIVAIESLDRARDLTPSHAGQDVHGGAGTDIPQSGGAPSFLQFLENELIPYVESNFRTHPYRLLEGHSFGGLFCTYALMNKPELFNAFIVQAPALWWNKEEMTEQAKDFFNSNDSLDITVYFGAGEAEGWGMRQELARYVDVIKQNPPKKFRWKHEETTSGEEHMDSRLLLNYYGLKFVFSDLKASEDLKTNYSDASFLQGEQELRDKYGPNARRPASDYFNIILELLHKENNLGAITVYKRAAEAYPKYIMFLNNLAALYEKTNQLDKAIETYRSAVTVSKKMKLGFEEGYQKEIERLKKS
- a CDS encoding type II toxin-antitoxin system RelE/ParE family toxin → MIQSFGSKETEQIWNGMRVKKIPLEIQSVGRRKLRMLHNSQDVKDLRIPPSNRLEKLSGNLKDFYSIRINKQWRIIFTWDNGHANEVKITDYH
- a CDS encoding HigA family addiction module antitoxin, producing the protein MKKLSNIHPGEVLLHEFLEPLEISAYRLSKDLLIPQTRISQIIKGNRRVTADTALRLSKYFGNSAKFWLGIQDDYDIEEEKHSKEAELNEINHFENNNVA
- a CDS encoding alpha/beta hydrolase-fold protein; this translates as MRKYILLIITFASFFSSFQVISAQANAIETEITDSLYSELLEENREFWVKFPENYNPDSSTKYPVVYLLDGFSLKNSLEAVYENYWGHYLPHMIIVGISNRTNRVRDLTTSQIKMRRGSVMNENTGGAENFTQFIEKELIPYIDKKYPTTPYRTLIGHSYAGLFTINMLINHKHVFENYIAIDPSIEWDDQNFLKEAKQKLTSENYKGKSLFVSLAAEQLHMWNEDITIDNIMDDSSEFTLFARSIIDFSTFAESEKQSGLNFYWKVYNEDLHGTVPLPSMRDGLVFLFKWYQFKSPQKYNNPETTVEELMELLGKQEEIYSTHFGYPFPPMIEEMLSGYGYMNLEMGQPEKAFMFFKMNINYYPKSASAQNSMADYYETKNDHASALKYVTKAFELSGENKYKDRIKELEGKN